Genomic segment of Fibrobacter sp. UWH6:
AAAGCGATATACAGGCGGAGTCCGGAAAGTTCCACCGACAGACGACGGATTTCGGAATCCCGGGGAATGCTTTCGCCAGGCTCATACCTGAAGGCATTTTTTAACAGCAGGGGAACACCGCGAACCAATTTGATTTCGTTGGTAATGCGAGCCAGGAACTTAAGAACCGCTTCTTCGCAGGACTTCTCATCAGAAGCAGCGGACGCATTACCGGCAAGCAAACCGGCAAACATCAGGACCATCCGTTCTTCGTCGGAAAGATCCTGGACGGCGGAAAGATTGTTAAGGAATTCGCCAAGAGTTTCCCAGCTAGAATCATCTGCAGCGCCATTCAAGGACAGGGGACGAATTTCGGGGAAGTATTCATCCAGCTTAATGTCGAGGAAAGCGCGAAGGCCGAGAGAGGGCTTACCGGGTTTCAGCAACCACTTCTTGAATTCTTCGAAAAGACGTTCGATGGACAAGTCATCAAGCGAAAGGGTGCGGCACATTTCAACCGTTTCGGGAGCTAGCTTAAGCTTGAAGCGGCTAGCAAACTGCACTCCGCGAAGAATACGCAAGGAATCTTCGGCAAAGGCGGGCCCCACATGACGAAGAAGGCCGGCCTTAAGATCTTCCACACCATTATAAGGATCGCAAAGAGTCAGATCCGGCAGTTCCATGCCCATGGCGTTGATGGTAAAGTCGCGACGGAGGGCGGCTTCCTTGAAAGTCAGACGGGCATCGGTCTTGACCACAAAACCGCGATGTCCGTAACCCACCTTGCTTTCGGTACGGGGGAAAGAGAAATCGAGAGACTCCCCTTTCATGGCGAGATGGATGACACCAAAAGCCTTGCCAATCAAATTGCAACGACCAAACTTGGACAGAATGGCAATCAAGTCATCCTGCTCCATGTCATACACTTCGATGTCGTAGTCACGGCAGTTACCGCCCAGCATGGCATCGCGGACCCAACCGCCCACCAAGTAGGCACGACCACCGGCCTCGCGAATTTCGCCCGCAATTTTCAATAAACGCTGGGGCAGGCCCGGTTCAAAAGTTTCACCCGAAAGAGTTTGCACTGTGGCCATGAATCACCCTACTGGAAGTTGGAAACATCACTTGCAGAAGTATCGGCAGGTACCTCATCCGCAGACGGAGCGGTTCCTGCACTTTCGGACGGAACAGTCTTGCTTCCGTAGCGGTCATAGATGCTCACCGTTTCCTGCCCTGACGAATCACCCAATGCATCTGAAACAGAAATTTCACGAGGGGATTCGTCAGCCGCGGCAGTTCTAGACTCAGCAGACTTTGTCGAATCCGTTGCGGCAAAGCGGTCATAAATGCTTTTACGAGATGCGGCTCCATCTGCCTTTTTCAAGGCTTCCTCTTCACGGCAGACACGAAGTTCTTCTTCTGCGTAAGCTCGCTGGTCAGGAGAATAGGCCATGGTATTCAGACGATATTCCATTTCTTCGCACACGAGACCTTGACGTTCCCCTGCGCAAGCATTCAGCAGTACACTTATCACGAACAACAAAAAAATCAGACGTACCATCCAGCAAACCCTCTAATGGATAATAATGAACTTGCCCTTCTTCACCTTTGAAGAATTTTTTACAACATAATAATACACGCCAGGTGCCACCAGATTTCCGTCTAATCCGCGACCATCCCATTCAACGCTGCCCCCCAGTGTATCATCTTTTCGGAAGGAACGAATCAGGGAACCGCCACGGTTATAGATGCTAACAGATGCGCCTTCTGCAATATTCGCAATAACGAATCGGTTATGGACAGCAGGCCTGAAGGGAACGGGATAGGCATAAACGTCGGCCTTTGCCGAATCAGTCATGTTCTTCGAGGAGTACTTGAGATTCTTGTTGTAATAACGGCTGACGCCACTGGCATGAGTAAACCAGACCACCCCAAGGGTATGGTCAATGGAAAGGTCCGTTACGTCATTGGACAACATACCGCTCTTTACATTGTAGGACTTGACCGTCAGCGTGTCGGGAGACTTGTTTTTCAGGGACAGACGATAGGCGCCCTGGTCTGTCGTACCTAACCACAGGTTGCCATGAATATCCACGTCAATGGCAGAATATTCGGAAGCACGCAGACCGTTCGTCGACTTGGGCGACACAAGCGTATCCTTGTCTTTTTCATTCTTGTCCAGATAGTAGAGCGATGATTTCGTAATCACCCACAGGCGATCCCCAATAGAGTCGTAAACCATATCCACGGGAGTAGATTCCAGGGGGATAGATGTTTCTATGGTAGCACCGGACAGTTCACCCCCATTGTTCTTGGGAGAAGGAATTCGAATGATGTCAAGCCCGCCATCGGCAGCGATCGCCGTGCCCTGTCTTGAACCCACATACAGAAGCCATGAACCATCTTCATCGATCGTTGCGTAGAGAGGGCCAGCCATTGAAGTTTGCCCCACCTGGCTTGCACAATAAACTTCGCCATTGGTCTTGAAATAGTTTATGCTGTACTTCTTTCCGTTGGAGGTCGTCGTCAAGAAACCGGAACTGTCCGGCGCAGGTGTCGACCCGACAGAAATAACATACTGCAAGGGATTTCCGAGGTCATCATAACGGCCTTCAAAGTAGTTATCCAGGCAGGCGCCGCTATTCAGCCCAACGGAGAACTGCTGATCCAGCCCCCAATTTATGAACATGAAGAAGCCGAAACCCCAGATGTGGAAAAAGGTATGGCCATCGGGCAGCACCGATATGGACTTGATGCGGGCATCAAATGCAGCAGATTGACTACCGATCCCAGGCAGAGGATAAGACAGGTCGCTCCACGGTGCAACACCCCCATAGCTAATCCCGCCTTCCGTAGTACCAACAACGACACCACCGGTAGGCACGGCATGAACTTCATAGGGTTCCCCCAGCGGGAAATCATTGAACAGCGACAGGTCTGTTAGGGAGTTAAGGCTAGGGTCATAAAGGAAGACAGCCTCATCGCCAACCAGGAAATACTTGTCTTGGGCCTTCTCGATCCATCGAGTCTTTCTGACGACGGTGGTATCGTAAATAATCTCCTGGTTTCCCGCAACCTCGATAGTGTCAATGGGAGTCGCACTAATTGTATAGCTGGGGTCATCAATGATATCCCCTTCGATATTTATAAGGTTGGAGTCCTTTTCGACCAATCCATTCACCAGAGACGGATCTTTAACCTTGCTCCATGACAAAGGATCAAAAAGTTTAGCATCCCCGCCCACATCATACCAGTCCATTTCGCGAACATAGGACTGTTCGCCAACATTCACGTAAAGAGAATCTCCGTGAACCACAAGTTTCTGGATATTATCTGCTGACAGATTGTATTCACCAATTCTGTCGATTGTTGCAATAGAGGTTTTCGTAATCAAGTCAAAAAAGGCCAGACGGTCTTCAAATGCAATAACAATGATGGAATCGGCAAGAGCGGCTCCATCAGGCAGCACTCTAGACTTATTGGCGACGTAAGACCTATTCAGTACTCCCCAAACATTTCTTTGGGCGTCCAATGCGGCAATCAGACCGAACTTGGAAATGGCATAAATCCGTTCTTCATAGCCGACAATGGCGTGGAATATGGCCTCTTCCAATCCGTCTTCAGAATGAAATACGCGATCACCGTCTATGGCGCGGTAACGGATACCTCCGTCAGTCGCCAAAAGAATACCCCCACCATAGGGGATGCAACTTCTAACAGGAAAGGGCTTAGAAAAAGTAAGCCAGCTCTCCGCGGCAAAAGCCTGGGCAACAGTCAGAAAGACAATCAGTAGTAAGGTATAGAACTTCACATTACAAAATTACGAAATTTCATTGTTCCTCGTAAGCAAATCCTCCAAAAGAACCATTGGAGCATCAATCTTTTCAAGGATGGCATCCCTTTGCCGCTTTTCTTTGCGCATTTTATTTACAGCCCTGCAGCGAAGCTTGCTTAGGTACCCCCTATTTCTCGTCAGAATCCGGGCCGCATCCTTCAAAAGAAAACCTCCAAGATACGTCAGTTCCGTAACGAGGGCTTCTTCTGGATTGAGCACCTGCATAAAAGTCTTGAGCAGCGCGGCAGCCTTGTTCTCGCGGGATTCATTACGAAAATGGACCGAAGACTGTTCGGGATAAACATCGTACGCCGCCTGATTTTCCCTCAGCACGGAAAAGGGCAGAACCATTTTCTCCCGACGGTAAAGATCGAAGTGGGTACACAACGTTACCCTATAAAACCAGGGCCAAAGTGCGGTATCCAAATTAAGATTTTTCGCATATTTACAAAACTTCAGCGCAACCTCCTGAAAAAGATCGTCGGCGGCCTCTTTTGTACTACTCCGCTTGCAACATAGTTTGTAAATTTGTGGGGCATTCTTGCGCCAGATATTCTCTAGCCGAATGGATACTTCTTCTGAAAAAATTCGCGTATTTTCCATAGTCAGAACGGGAATTTTGACAGAGTGTTTTCAGTTGAAGTCAAATCTAGGAAACCCTATGCGTAAAAAACCGATTCTTGATTATTTTGTCAACAACTGTTTGCAAAATGCTTCATTTTGCATTTTGCTACTGACTTTACCCTTGACAAGCTTCGCCGAAGAATTCAACATGAACAACATGCCCCCTCCGGACATGAGCATGACCTATTCGGCAGGGGAACTGGTTGCAGGATCAAAACTTACCGTCAAAATCACCATTCCCGACAACTGGCACGTAAACGCCAACATTGCCGCCGACGAATTCCTGAAACCCTCGTCCATTGACGTCTCCGCCCAAGGAATTTTCTTTGGCGAACCCGTCTGGCCCGCCCCCATCAAGGAATACAGCGAGGCTCTGGACCTTGAAAACCTGGTATTCCGCGGCGAGTTCCAGGTCATCCTCCCCATCGACAGCGTAGAAAAGAACTTCGACAGCCTCTCCACCACCATCACCTTCCACTACCAGGCATGCGACAATTCCATCTGCCTGGCACCCGCCCAAAAGACCATATCGCTGGACGGGAATACTTTTGGAAAGGGGAACGCAGGCAACGGGGACGCTAACCTAAAAAAAAATGGTAAAGACGGGGATGAGCCGCAGCAAGTAAACGCTACGGAAGAAAAATTCGACATCATCATGGAATTCCAGCAGGAAGAAACCGCTGGAACAGACGCCAAAACCGTTGCAAGTGAAGCCACAGCAAACGAAGGCACCGCAAGCGAACCGCAGACCGCCGCAGAAGAAAGCGCCGCTGAAGTCGCCGCCGTTGGAGAAAGTGCCGCAGACTCCGCCGCAGGTTTCGCCGGCACCCTAGCCCTCCTGTTCTTCGCCTTCGTCGGTGGCATCATCCTGAATCTGATGCCCTGTGTTTTGCCGGTGCTTTCGCTGAAAATTTTCAGCCTCGTCAAGCAGGCCGGGGAATCCCGCAGCCGCCTGCTGGCATCGGGACTCAGCACCACCGCAGGCATCCTCTGCAGTTTCTGGGTGCTGGCAGCCATCATCAGCGTCATCAAGATTGGCGGCGGAAATGCCGGCTGGGGAATGCAGTTCCAGAGCGCAGGCTTTATCGCCTTCATGGTGGTGATCCTCACCGCCTTCGCCATGAGTTTCTTCGGACTGTTTGAAGTGTGGCTCCCCTGGGGAGCCACCACCAAGATGGATGCCGCCGGCAGCAAGGGCGGCCTGGCAGGCGCCTTCTTTACGGGAGCGCTGCTTGTTTTGCTCAGCACCCCCTGTTCCGCACCCTTCCTGGGAACCGCCATGGGATTCGCCTTTACCGCAAGCCTGCCGGTACTGTTCCTATTCTTTACGGCAGCAGGCATCGGACTTGCCCTCCCCTATCTCCTGGTCAGTTTCTTCCCCGCCGTTCAGAAACACTTGCCTAAGCCGGGAATCTGGATGACCTACCTGCAGAAGGTCATGGGTGTTTTACTTCTGGCCACCGTCTGCTGGCTTCTCTGGGTCGTGAACGAGCAGGCAGGTTCTGCAGGCGTAGGAATCTTCGCAGTTATCGCTGTAGTATCTGCAGTGGCCAGCGCCCTCATCGGGAAAATCGCCCCGCCGGGTGTAGCCTTCAGCCGTGAAGTGGTTGGATTCGCAGGCGCCATTGTGATTCTTGCCGGTCTCTGGTTCGGCGTTCTCGCACCCCGCTACGAAAACGTAGTCGTCGAACGTTTCAACGCCCGCATGGCAGAACAGATGACAGAAGACGGCTGGTTCCGTTACAGCCCCGCCCTCATAGAAGAATTCAAGGCCGCCGGGCGCACCGTATTCATCGACGTTTCCGCCGACTGGTGCATTACCTGCAAGGCAAACGAAGCCGCCGTCCTTAACCGCGAAGAATTTACCGACGCCATGAACAAGCTGAACGTGGCCCGCGTCAAGGCGGACTGGACCCGCGAAACTCCGGAAGTGAATGCACTACTCCGCAGTCTTGGAAAGTCTGGCGTACCCGCTTATGCAGTATACCCCAAGGGCGATGCAAGCAAGCAGATTGTCTTCCCGGAACTGCTGACCACAGGTGCCATCGTCGAAAAGATTACTGGCAAGTAAAGTCCTTTTTCCGTATAAGAAAAGCCCGCGGTTTAAATCCCGCGGGCTTTTTTGCGATTTCTATAAGTAATCCCCGACATTGTCGGGGATCCCATTAAAAATTAGCGCTTGCCTTCCTTCTTATATCTCTCAATACATTCCTGGTAGAATTCATAGGTCTGCTGAGCGATGGCCTTCCAGCTGAAGACGTCGATAGCGCGCTTGCGGCTCACTTCGCCCATCTTCTTTGCCATTTCGGGGTTGGCCAGAATGGTGTTCAGCTTGTTTGCGAAATCGGTCTGGAATGCCTTGGGGTCGGCGGGTTCGAAGTTGGTCTCGGAAACAGCCTTCAGGGGAACCAGGAAGCCAGTTTCGCCATCCACGATAATTTCGGGAATGCCACCCACGGCGCTACCCACCACAGGAGTACCGCAGCTCATGGCTTCAAGGTTGATGATACCGAAAGGTTCGTAAAGGGACGGAGTTGCAAAGACAGTAGCGTGGCTATAGAGCACACGGAGTTCTTCATGAGGAACCGGTTCCTGGATCCATACAACACCTTCGCGGGTCTTCTGGACTTCTTCAATGAGAGCCTTGCATTCGTCGGCCAGTTCCTGAGTGTCGGGGGCGCCAGCGCAGAGAACCACCTGGGCGTTCTTGTCGATCTGGGGGATAGCTTGGATCAGCTGGCTGATACCCTTCTGACGGGTAATGCGGCCCACAAACAGCACGAAAGGCTTCTTCGGGTCTACACCCCACTTTTCCAGGATGCCTTCGCTGAAGGTGGGCTTGTAGAAGTCGGGATCGATACCGTTGTAAATCACCTTCACACGGTCTTCGGGAACGCCATAAAGCTTCATCACGTCGCGCTTCATGCCCTGGCTAACGGCGATGACACCGTCGGCGGCTTCGTAGGCGGTCTTTTCGATCCAGCAGCTCATGGCATAGCCACCGTCGCCCAGCTGTTCAGCCTTCCACGGGCGGTGAGGTTCCAGGGAGTGGGTCGTCAAGATCAGGGGGCACTGCAAAAGGCGGGAAGCCAGGACGCCACCGAAATGGCTGTACCAGGTATGGCAATGAATGACATCGATGTCATCCATGGTAGCTGCCCACTGCAGGTTAATATCCAGGGGCTTGAAAATCTTCTGGAAACGGTCATCCTTGGGATTCAGGCCCAACTTACGGCTAAAACCGATAGCACGGATATTGTCGGCGTCATCGTTCTGCACGCCAAAGCAACGGGCTTCCACATGGCAAAGCTTGGCCAATTCCTGGGTCAGGAACTTGACGTGGATACCGGCACCGCCATAGATTTCCGGCGGGAATTCATTAGTAAGGATAGCTGCGTTCATAAATGTCTCCAGTGGCGGAAAAATCCGCCATTCGCACTAAATATACATCTATTTCCTTAGGCCAAAAACGCTAACTAAAAAAAAGATTCCCCGACTTGCGCCGGGGAATCCTTGGAGTGTGTTATGTAGAGATACTTTTTATCAGGCTAGAAGTTCTTGCACTGACCCTTCCAGTT
This window contains:
- a CDS encoding CCA tRNA nucleotidyltransferase, translating into MATVQTLSGETFEPGLPQRLLKIAGEIREAGGRAYLVGGWVRDAMLGGNCRDYDIEVYDMEQDDLIAILSKFGRCNLIGKAFGVIHLAMKGESLDFSFPRTESKVGYGHRGFVVKTDARLTFKEAALRRDFTINAMGMELPDLTLCDPYNGVEDLKAGLLRHVGPAFAEDSLRILRGVQFASRFKLKLAPETVEMCRTLSLDDLSIERLFEEFKKWLLKPGKPSLGLRAFLDIKLDEYFPEIRPLSLNGAADDSSWETLGEFLNNLSAVQDLSDEERMVLMFAGLLAGNASAASDEKSCEEAVLKFLARITNEIKLVRGVPLLLKNAFRYEPGESIPRDSEIRRLSVELSGLRLYIAFLQSNTLYAEETRNTYAQAFRVRAEELGVYEKAPTAYLTGKMLMDLGVKPGKQMGELIKKSFELQLDGEIADADAAQSWARERLQ
- a CDS encoding sigma-70 family RNA polymerase sigma factor, which encodes MENTRIFSEEVSIRLENIWRKNAPQIYKLCCKRSSTKEAADDLFQEVALKFCKYAKNLNLDTALWPWFYRVTLCTHFDLYRREKMVLPFSVLRENQAAYDVYPEQSSVHFRNESRENKAAALLKTFMQVLNPEEALVTELTYLGGFLLKDAARILTRNRGYLSKLRCRAVNKMRKEKRQRDAILEKIDAPMVLLEDLLTRNNEIS
- a CDS encoding gliding motility-associated C-terminal domain-containing protein; translated protein: MKFYTLLLIVFLTVAQAFAAESWLTFSKPFPVRSCIPYGGGILLATDGGIRYRAIDGDRVFHSEDGLEEAIFHAIVGYEERIYAISKFGLIAALDAQRNVWGVLNRSYVANKSRVLPDGAALADSIIVIAFEDRLAFFDLITKTSIATIDRIGEYNLSADNIQKLVVHGDSLYVNVGEQSYVREMDWYDVGGDAKLFDPLSWSKVKDPSLVNGLVEKDSNLINIEGDIIDDPSYTISATPIDTIEVAGNQEIIYDTTVVRKTRWIEKAQDKYFLVGDEAVFLYDPSLNSLTDLSLFNDFPLGEPYEVHAVPTGGVVVGTTEGGISYGGVAPWSDLSYPLPGIGSQSAAFDARIKSISVLPDGHTFFHIWGFGFFMFINWGLDQQFSVGLNSGACLDNYFEGRYDDLGNPLQYVISVGSTPAPDSSGFLTTTSNGKKYSINYFKTNGEVYCASQVGQTSMAGPLYATIDEDGSWLLYVGSRQGTAIAADGGLDIIRIPSPKNNGGELSGATIETSIPLESTPVDMVYDSIGDRLWVITKSSLYYLDKNEKDKDTLVSPKSTNGLRASEYSAIDVDIHGNLWLGTTDQGAYRLSLKNKSPDTLTVKSYNVKSGMLSNDVTDLSIDHTLGVVWFTHASGVSRYYNKNLKYSSKNMTDSAKADVYAYPVPFRPAVHNRFVIANIAEGASVSIYNRGGSLIRSFRKDDTLGGSVEWDGRGLDGNLVAPGVYYYVVKNSSKVKKGKFIIIH
- a CDS encoding thioredoxin family protein encodes the protein MRKKPILDYFVNNCLQNASFCILLLTLPLTSFAEEFNMNNMPPPDMSMTYSAGELVAGSKLTVKITIPDNWHVNANIAADEFLKPSSIDVSAQGIFFGEPVWPAPIKEYSEALDLENLVFRGEFQVILPIDSVEKNFDSLSTTITFHYQACDNSICLAPAQKTISLDGNTFGKGNAGNGDANLKKNGKDGDEPQQVNATEEKFDIIMEFQQEETAGTDAKTVASEATANEGTASEPQTAAEESAAEVAAVGESAADSAAGFAGTLALLFFAFVGGIILNLMPCVLPVLSLKIFSLVKQAGESRSRLLASGLSTTAGILCSFWVLAAIISVIKIGGGNAGWGMQFQSAGFIAFMVVILTAFAMSFFGLFEVWLPWGATTKMDAAGSKGGLAGAFFTGALLVLLSTPCSAPFLGTAMGFAFTASLPVLFLFFTAAGIGLALPYLLVSFFPAVQKHLPKPGIWMTYLQKVMGVLLLATVCWLLWVVNEQAGSAGVGIFAVIAVVSAVASALIGKIAPPGVAFSREVVGFAGAIVILAGLWFGVLAPRYENVVVERFNARMAEQMTEDGWFRYSPALIEEFKAAGRTVFIDVSADWCITCKANEAAVLNREEFTDAMNKLNVARVKADWTRETPEVNALLRSLGKSGVPAYAVYPKGDASKQIVFPELLTTGAIVEKITGK
- the glgA gene encoding glycogen synthase; translated protein: MNAAILTNEFPPEIYGGAGIHVKFLTQELAKLCHVEARCFGVQNDDADNIRAIGFSRKLGLNPKDDRFQKIFKPLDINLQWAATMDDIDVIHCHTWYSHFGGVLASRLLQCPLILTTHSLEPHRPWKAEQLGDGGYAMSCWIEKTAYEAADGVIAVSQGMKRDVMKLYGVPEDRVKVIYNGIDPDFYKPTFSEGILEKWGVDPKKPFVLFVGRITRQKGISQLIQAIPQIDKNAQVVLCAGAPDTQELADECKALIEEVQKTREGVVWIQEPVPHEELRVLYSHATVFATPSLYEPFGIINLEAMSCGTPVVGSAVGGIPEIIVDGETGFLVPLKAVSETNFEPADPKAFQTDFANKLNTILANPEMAKKMGEVSRKRAIDVFSWKAIAQQTYEFYQECIERYKKEGKR